The Diospyros lotus cultivar Yz01 chromosome 15, ASM1463336v1, whole genome shotgun sequence genome has a window encoding:
- the LOC127791990 gene encoding autophagy-related protein 8C, translated as MAKSSFKMEHPLERRQAEAARIRDKYPDRIPVIVERAERSDIPDIDKKKYLVPADLTVGQFVYVVRKRIKLSPEKAIFIFVKNTLPPTAALMSAIYEENKDEDGFLYMTYSGENTFGLP; from the exons AAAGAAGGCAGGCAGAAGCTGCTCGTATCAGGGACAAGTATCCAGATAGAATACCG GTGATTGTGGAACGAGCTGAAAGGAGTGACATCCCTGACATTGATAAGAAAAA ATACCTGGTTCCTGCTGATCTGACTGTCGGGCAGTTCGTGTATGTGGTGCGGAAGAGGATCAAGCTCAGTCCTGAAAAGGCTATCTTCATCTTTGTCAAGAACACCTTGCCTCCCACTG CGGCGTTGATGTCGGCAATCTACGAGGAGAACAAGGACGAGGACGGGTTCCTTTACATGACCTACAGCGGGGAGAACACGTTCGGATTGCCTTGA